In Glycine soja cultivar W05 unplaced genomic scaffold, ASM419377v2 tig00104482_3_pilon, whole genome shotgun sequence, a single genomic region encodes these proteins:
- the LOC114404520 gene encoding F-box/kelch-repeat protein At3g23880-like has protein sequence MRSEKKPWSPLLCDELIEEILSRLPVKPLIQFKCVCKGWNSLMSDPYFIKLHLSKSAAKDDLEHLQLMKNVCLGSIPEIHMESCDVSSLFHSLQIETFLFNFANMPGHHLVGSCNGLHCGVSEIPEGYRVCFWNKATRVISRESPTLSFSPGIGRRTMFVFGYDPSSDKYKVVAIALTMLSLDVSEKTEMKVHGAGDSSWRNLKGFPVLGTLPKVGGVYLSGTLNWVVIKGKEIIHSEIVIISVHLEKETCISLFLPDDFCFVDTNIGVFRDSLCVWQDSNTHLGLWQMRKFGDDKSRIQLINFSYLHLNIRPFEVNP, from the coding sequence ATGCGATCAGAGAAGAAACCATGGTCGCCACTCCTCTGTGACGAACTCATCGAGGAAATCTTGTCTCGTCTTCCCGTGAAACCTTTGATCCAATTCAAGTGTGTGTGCAAAGGATGGAACTCCCTGATGTCAGATCCCTATTTCATCAAATTGCACCTTAGTAAATCTGCTGCGAAGGACGATTTGGAACACCTTCAACTGATGAAAAATGTCTGCCTCGGATCCATCCCTGAAATCCACATGGAATCGTGTGATGTAAGTTCGTTATTCCATTCCCTACAAATTGAAACgttcttgttcaatttcgcAAACATGCCAGGCCACCATCTGGTCGGTTCATGTAATGGGTTGCACTGTGGGGTTAGCGAAATACCAGAAGGATACCGTGTTTGTTTCTGGAACAAGGCGACAAGGGTGATATCCAGAGAATCGCCAACGCTGTCTTTTTCCCCGGGCATTGGTCGTAGAACAATGTTTGTGTTTGGCTATGATCCGTCAAGTGACAAATACAAGGTTGTAGCAATTGCATTGACTATGCTCTCACTTGACGTATCTGAAAAGACTGAGATGAAAGTTCATGGCGCGGGTGACAGTAGTTGGAGAAACCTTAAAGGTTTTCCTGTTCTTGGGACTTTACCTAAAGTTGGTGGAGTGTATCTGAGTGGAACCCTTAATTGGGTTGTtattaaaggaaaagaaatcatTCATTCTGAAATCGTAATTATTTCTGTTCACCTGGAGAAGGAGACTTGCATATCACTGTTTCTTCCCGACGATTTTTGCTTTGTTGATACAAATATTGGAGTTTTTAGAGACTCGCTGTGCGTTTGGCAAGATAGCAACACCCATCTTGGCTTGTGGCAGATGAGGAAGTTTGGAGATGACAAGTCTAGGattcaattaataaattttagttatttacatcTTAATATTCGTCCTTTTGAAGTAAATCCATGA